The following proteins are co-located in the Siansivirga zeaxanthinifaciens CC-SAMT-1 genome:
- a CDS encoding NADP-dependent isocitrate dehydrogenase — protein MSKIIYTKTDEAPALATRSFLPIVKAFVKSSGINIETKDISLAARILAVFPDFLNETQRVSDDLALLGELAKKPEANIIKLPNISASIPQLKAAIKELQSQGFNIPNYPDEPATAEEKDIKSRYDKIKGSAVNPVLREGNSDRRAPKAVKNYAKNNPHSMGAWSKDSKTHVATMDYGDFAHNEKSLTIAEPTSIKIIHTDNEGNETVLKDSFNLLKGEIIDATVMSKKALINFFEAQVADAKANGVLFSLHMKGTMMKVSDPIIFGHAVKIFFKDVFAKHGATFNKIGVDVNNGFGNIIEKIQELPEAQRNEIQADIDAAFKSGPAIAMVNSDRGITNLHVPSDVIIDASMPAMIRTSGRMYNAEGKLQDTKAVIPDSSYAGIYSATIDFCKENGAFDPTTMGTVPNVGLMAQKAEEYGSHDKTFEIASNGKVTVVDANGYKLIEHAVEAGDIWRMCQTKDAPIQDWVKLAVNRAKASNTPAVFWLDENRAHDAEIIKKVNTYLKDYDTTGLDLRILSPVDATLFTCKRLKDGLDTISVSGNVLRDYLTDLFPILEVGTSAKMLSIVPLMNGGGLFETGAGGSAPKHVQQLLEENHLRWDSLGEFLALAVSLEHFSEVNNNEKAKILGETLDEATSKLLENKKGPSRSAGELDNRGSHFYLAMYWAEELAKQTKDAALKAEFTPIAEKLAQNETVILKELTEIQGKPANIGGYYEPNEALVNNVMRPSNTLNSILEF, from the coding sequence ATGTCCAAAATTATTTATACAAAAACAGACGAAGCACCTGCTTTAGCTACACGTTCTTTTTTACCTATTGTTAAAGCTTTTGTTAAATCATCTGGTATTAATATAGAAACTAAAGATATTTCTTTAGCAGCAAGAATTTTAGCTGTCTTCCCAGATTTTTTAAATGAGACCCAGCGTGTTTCAGACGATTTGGCTTTACTTGGTGAATTGGCTAAAAAACCAGAAGCAAACATTATAAAATTACCAAATATTAGTGCTTCAATTCCTCAGCTTAAAGCGGCTATTAAAGAATTACAATCTCAAGGTTTTAATATTCCTAATTACCCAGACGAACCTGCAACTGCAGAAGAAAAAGATATCAAATCGCGCTACGACAAAATAAAAGGTAGTGCTGTTAACCCGGTACTTCGTGAAGGGAATTCAGATAGACGTGCTCCAAAAGCTGTAAAAAATTACGCGAAAAACAATCCGCATTCTATGGGAGCCTGGTCTAAAGACTCTAAAACGCATGTGGCTACTATGGATTATGGTGATTTTGCCCATAATGAAAAGTCGCTAACTATTGCAGAACCAACCAGCATAAAAATTATTCATACTGATAATGAAGGAAATGAAACTGTTTTAAAAGATAGTTTTAATTTATTAAAAGGCGAAATAATTGATGCAACAGTAATGAGTAAAAAAGCTTTAATTAACTTTTTTGAGGCTCAAGTTGCAGATGCTAAAGCCAACGGCGTGTTGTTTTCATTACACATGAAAGGCACCATGATGAAAGTTAGTGACCCTATCATCTTTGGTCATGCCGTAAAAATATTTTTTAAAGACGTTTTTGCAAAACACGGAGCCACTTTCAATAAAATTGGTGTAGATGTAAATAATGGCTTCGGAAATATCATTGAAAAAATTCAAGAATTACCTGAAGCTCAGCGTAACGAAATTCAAGCAGATATAGATGCTGCTTTTAAATCGGGACCTGCAATTGCTATGGTTAATAGCGATAGAGGAATTACAAATTTACACGTACCAAGTGATGTTATTATAGATGCCTCTATGCCAGCAATGATTCGTACTTCTGGTCGAATGTATAATGCTGAAGGTAAATTACAAGATACAAAAGCCGTTATTCCAGACAGTAGTTATGCCGGAATTTATTCTGCAACTATAGATTTTTGTAAAGAAAATGGTGCTTTCGATCCAACAACCATGGGAACAGTTCCTAATGTTGGTTTAATGGCTCAAAAAGCAGAAGAATACGGATCTCATGATAAAACTTTCGAAATAGCTTCAAACGGAAAAGTAACCGTTGTAGATGCTAATGGTTATAAATTAATTGAACATGCAGTTGAAGCTGGAGATATTTGGAGAATGTGTCAAACTAAAGATGCTCCTATCCAAGACTGGGTTAAATTAGCAGTGAATAGAGCAAAAGCTTCTAATACGCCTGCTGTTTTCTGGTTAGATGAAAACAGAGCTCATGATGCAGAAATAATTAAAAAAGTAAATACTTACCTAAAAGATTACGATACAACAGGTTTAGATTTAAGAATTTTATCGCCAGTTGATGCTACTTTATTTACATGTAAAAGATTAAAAGATGGCTTGGATACTATTTCAGTTTCTGGAAATGTTCTTAGAGACTACCTTACCGATTTATTTCCAATTTTAGAAGTAGGAACCAGTGCCAAAATGCTTTCTATAGTACCTTTAATGAATGGCGGTGGTTTATTTGAAACCGGTGCCGGTGGATCTGCGCCTAAACACGTACAACAATTGTTAGAAGAAAACCACTTACGTTGGGATTCTTTGGGTGAATTTTTAGCATTAGCGGTTTCTTTAGAGCATTTTAGTGAAGTTAACAATAACGAAAAAGCTAAAATTTTAGGAGAAACTTTAGACGAAGCGACTAGTAAACTATTAGAAAATAAAAAAGGGCCTTCTAGAAGTGCTGGTGAGTTAGATAACAGAGGTAGTCATTTTTATTTAGCAATGTATTGGGCTGAAGAGTTAGCGAAACAAACTAAAGATGCTGCTTTAAAAGCTGAATTTACCCCAATAGCCGAAAAATTAGCTCAAAATGAAACTGTTATTTTAAAAGAATTGACAGAAATTCAAGGAAAACCAGCTAACATTGGTGGTTACTATGAACCAAATGAAGCATTGGTAAACAATGTAATGAGACCTAGTAATACTTTAAATTCTATTTTAGAATTTTAA
- a CDS encoding serine hydrolase domain-containing protein gives MKKTSQLIIIISFVLFPSFKSLLAQSTINAFSKSERIVKKLIRKKQVPGLAITVSKNNKVLWSKGYGYSDLTNKTLVDPDKTVFRIGSVSKPIAAIGLLKIVEDSLMTLESSIYNYVPYFPKKDYDITIKQLGGHLSGIRNYQGNEFKLNKPLDIREGISLFANDSLLFQPGTKYNYTSYNWNLISLAIQECTKIPFEDFVKYKVLIPFNMNKTFVDNNQYIDGKAIFYKKIRKRHFKPVENVNNYFKIASGGYLSTSKDINIFGNALLNDSLVNPKQFKPFITAQKINNNDANSTYYGIGFQVSKDSSGRPYFGHIGNGLGGYGIFYVYPEQKVVLSILTNTSNPNVDKKFNKLIDTLFDSINNL, from the coding sequence GTGAAAAAAACAAGTCAATTAATTATAATTATAAGTTTTGTGCTATTTCCTTCTTTCAAATCACTATTAGCACAGAGTACTATTAATGCTTTTAGCAAATCTGAACGTATTGTTAAGAAATTAATTAGAAAGAAACAAGTGCCTGGACTAGCCATTACTGTTTCAAAAAATAATAAAGTGTTATGGTCTAAAGGTTATGGTTATTCAGATTTAACTAATAAAACCTTAGTTGATCCTGATAAAACGGTTTTTAGAATTGGAAGTGTATCTAAACCTATTGCGGCCATAGGACTATTAAAGATAGTTGAAGATAGTCTTATGACACTTGAAAGTTCTATTTATAATTATGTGCCTTATTTTCCTAAAAAAGATTATGACATAACCATTAAGCAATTAGGGGGACACTTATCTGGTATTAGAAATTATCAAGGAAATGAATTTAAATTAAATAAACCTCTTGATATTCGTGAGGGAATCTCACTTTTTGCAAATGATTCATTATTGTTTCAGCCTGGAACTAAATACAACTATACTAGTTATAATTGGAATTTAATTTCATTAGCCATTCAAGAATGTACTAAAATTCCTTTTGAAGATTTTGTTAAATATAAAGTATTGATTCCTTTTAATATGAATAAAACTTTTGTAGACAATAATCAATATATTGATGGTAAAGCTATTTTCTATAAAAAAATACGAAAAAGACATTTTAAACCTGTTGAAAACGTAAACAATTATTTCAAGATAGCTTCTGGTGGTTACCTATCGACATCTAAAGACATTAACATTTTTGGTAATGCTTTATTAAATGATTCTTTGGTGAACCCCAAACAATTTAAACCATTTATCACAGCTCAAAAAATTAATAATAATGATGCTAATTCTACATATTACGGTATAGGATTTCAGGTTAGCAAAGACAGTAGTGGAAGGCCGTATTTTGGTCATATTGGTAATGGTTTAGGAGGTTACGGAATTTTTTATGTTTACCCAGAGCAAAAAGTGGTTTTATCTATTTTAACAAATACTTCAAATCCAAATGTCGATAAGAAATTTAATAAATTAATTGATACTTTGTTTGATAGTATTAATAATCTTTGA
- the murQ gene encoding N-acetylmuramic acid 6-phosphate etherase: MRFIKTTEQDSKYNHLEKMTVSELLSNINNEDKTVPLAVEKAIPQIELLIEIIVNKLKKGGRIFYLGAGTSGRLGIVDASECPPTFGVSHDLVIGLIAGGDTAIRKAVEFAEDSLTQGWGDLKSYNVSTDDVVIGIAASGTTPYVVSALKECNNRNIVTGCITCNKNSPLSNTAKYPIEVIVGPEFVTGSSRMKAGTAQKLVLNMITTTTMIQLGHIKGNKMIDMQLSNNKLVDRGVKMIMIELNVTEEKAKDLLNKYKNVRLAIKNYTNGN; encoded by the coding sequence ATGCGTTTTATTAAAACTACAGAACAAGACTCCAAATATAATCATCTGGAAAAGATGACTGTTTCCGAACTATTAAGTAACATAAATAATGAAGACAAAACAGTTCCTTTAGCAGTAGAAAAAGCCATTCCTCAAATAGAATTACTTATTGAAATTATTGTAAATAAATTAAAAAAAGGAGGTCGTATTTTCTATCTAGGAGCTGGAACAAGTGGTCGTTTGGGTATTGTAGATGCATCAGAATGCCCACCTACTTTTGGCGTTTCTCATGACTTGGTTATAGGATTAATAGCTGGTGGTGACACAGCAATTAGAAAAGCAGTAGAATTTGCAGAAGATTCACTTACACAAGGTTGGGGAGATTTAAAATCATATAACGTATCAACTGATGATGTTGTTATAGGTATAGCAGCATCAGGGACCACACCCTATGTTGTTTCGGCTTTAAAAGAATGCAATAATAGAAATATTGTTACAGGTTGTATTACCTGCAATAAAAACAGTCCGTTATCAAACACAGCAAAATATCCAATTGAAGTTATAGTTGGTCCTGAATTTGTTACTGGAAGCTCCAGAATGAAAGCTGGAACAGCTCAAAAACTGGTGCTAAACATGATTACCACAACAACTATGATTCAGCTTGGCCATATAAAAGGCAATAAAATGATAGATATGCAACTTAGCAACAATAAACTTGTTGATAGGGGTGTAAAAATGATTATGATCGAGCTTAATGTTACTGAAGAAAAAGCAAAAGATTTATTAAATAAATATAAAAACGTGCGATTAGCAATTAAAAATTACACAAATGGAAACTAA
- a CDS encoding DUF6095 family protein — protein METKKTDKIILFRGIKLLVFAALSLFMGPTLMTMAMSDKENSLYIPLLIVSCLICVFAVFLIFKGIRTIMSSMFKKK, from the coding sequence ATGGAAACTAAAAAAACAGACAAAATTATTTTATTTCGAGGCATAAAACTTCTTGTTTTTGCTGCATTAAGCCTTTTCATGGGACCAACTTTAATGACTATGGCCATGTCTGATAAAGAAAATAGTCTTTATATACCTCTATTAATTGTTTCCTGTTTAATATGCGTTTTTGCAGTGTTTTTAATTTTTAAAGGCATAAGAACTATAATGTCCAGTATGTTTAAAAAGAAGTAA
- a CDS encoding helix-turn-helix domain-containing protein, giving the protein MKEGAQVMFIKNDSGPEKRYFNGKIGKVILLEKDEVVVHCPDDDFNIVTKPEIWENINYTIDAETKDITENKIGSFTQIPLRLAWAITIHKSQGLTFERAIIDTEGAFAHGQTYVALSRCKSLDGLVLKSEIKSNHIISDGNVQMFNKNSEANTPDINVLLNSQKLFQLDLILEVFNYFEFLNPINRLIDLFYKNRSVIIGDIESSLLTIKDSITNLLKVKNAFSSQLNSISKDAKIPESSVIIQERFVKAISYFKNETQNQIIEVLKAITFTTDNTALENDMYKHLDALEDLLSIKTCYFKELENGFNTKKFLELRAKSVFITKEKSRKVRSNIVDGTSNIALYEQLRVLRNDIANEQNLVHFQVFTQKALYEMCETLPVTKAELKKINGMGKVRIEKYGNAILEVIKSFCMENDIEISNNNFEENKTTIRKGDTKKISLKLFKKGKNVSEIAEARGLNEATVFGHLVSYIKSGEVKITDLISKKHYDELLKIIPTKTFYSLSDLKSQLDDVYSYAEIRLVLNIIQQ; this is encoded by the coding sequence TTGAAGGAAGGAGCACAGGTCATGTTTATTAAAAACGATAGTGGTCCAGAAAAACGTTATTTTAACGGAAAAATTGGTAAAGTTATTCTACTCGAAAAGGATGAAGTTGTAGTACATTGTCCAGATGATGATTTTAATATTGTTACCAAACCTGAAATTTGGGAAAATATTAATTACACTATTGATGCTGAAACCAAAGATATTACAGAAAATAAAATAGGATCATTCACACAAATACCATTACGATTAGCTTGGGCAATTACAATACATAAAAGTCAAGGATTAACCTTTGAAAGAGCAATTATTGATACTGAAGGTGCTTTTGCTCATGGTCAAACTTATGTGGCTTTGAGCAGATGTAAATCTTTAGATGGGCTTGTTTTGAAAAGTGAGATAAAAAGCAACCATATTATTAGTGATGGCAATGTCCAGATGTTTAACAAAAATTCTGAAGCAAATACTCCTGACATTAATGTTTTACTAAATTCTCAAAAACTTTTTCAACTGGATTTGATACTAGAGGTTTTTAATTACTTCGAATTTTTAAATCCAATAAATAGATTAATAGATTTATTTTATAAAAACAGATCTGTAATTATCGGTGATATAGAATCATCTTTATTAACAATTAAAGATAGTATTACAAATCTTTTAAAGGTTAAAAATGCTTTTTCTTCGCAGCTAAATAGTATTTCCAAAGATGCGAAAATACCAGAATCAAGTGTAATAATACAAGAACGTTTTGTTAAGGCAATTTCTTATTTTAAAAACGAAACACAAAACCAAATTATAGAAGTTTTAAAAGCTATAACATTTACTACAGATAACACTGCTTTAGAAAATGATATGTACAAACATTTAGATGCTTTAGAGGATTTACTATCAATTAAAACGTGTTATTTTAAAGAATTAGAAAATGGCTTTAACACGAAAAAATTTTTAGAACTTAGAGCAAAATCGGTATTTATTACCAAGGAAAAGTCGAGAAAAGTAAGATCTAACATTGTAGACGGTACCTCTAATATTGCATTGTATGAGCAATTACGTGTACTTCGTAATGATATTGCTAATGAACAAAATTTAGTTCACTTTCAAGTATTTACACAAAAAGCTTTATATGAAATGTGCGAAACCTTGCCTGTAACTAAAGCAGAATTAAAAAAAATTAACGGCATGGGTAAGGTTCGTATAGAAAAATATGGAAATGCAATTTTAGAAGTTATTAAATCATTTTGTATGGAGAATGATATAGAAATTTCTAATAATAATTTTGAAGAAAACAAAACAACCATACGAAAAGGAGATACTAAAAAAATATCCCTTAAATTATTTAAAAAAGGAAAAAATGTATCAGAAATAGCAGAGGCACGTGGTTTAAATGAAGCTACAGTTTTTGGTCACTTGGTAAGTTATATTAAGTCGGGTGAAGTGAAAATTACCGATTTAATATCAAAAAAACACTATGACGAATTATTAAAAATTATTCCAACAAAAACATTCTACAGCCTATCAGATTTAAAGAGTCAATTAGACGATGTTTACTCTTATGCAGAAATTCGTCTGGTATTAAATATAATTCAACAATAA
- a CDS encoding AAA family ATPase produces MKDNKELELAWDFVNKTNRSLFLTGKAGTGKTTFLHRLKRDSLKRLVVVAPTGVAAINAKGVTIHSFFQVPFGPIIPNTDLFNNASFQRKFNKTKINIIKSMDLLVIDEISMVRADLLDAIDNTLRHFRDRSKVFGGVQILMIGDLQQLSPVVKDNEWELLKPYYKNAFFFSSQAYSNCNPICIELKFIYRQADPKFISILNEVRNNELSEALAAELNKRYIPNFVPEPNTGYIALTTHNDRAELTNNTELSKLTTKSYKYKAKVEGTFP; encoded by the coding sequence ATGAAAGATAATAAAGAGCTTGAATTGGCCTGGGATTTCGTGAATAAGACCAATCGATCTTTGTTTTTAACTGGAAAGGCTGGAACAGGAAAAACTACTTTTTTGCATCGTTTAAAGCGAGATTCTTTAAAACGATTAGTCGTTGTCGCACCTACAGGAGTAGCTGCTATAAATGCCAAGGGTGTAACTATACATTCATTCTTTCAAGTGCCATTTGGACCTATTATACCCAATACAGATTTATTTAATAATGCTAGTTTTCAAAGAAAATTTAATAAAACAAAAATTAACATTATTAAATCGATGGATCTTCTTGTTATTGATGAGATTAGTATGGTTCGTGCCGATTTATTAGATGCGATAGACAATACTTTAAGACATTTTAGAGATAGGTCTAAGGTTTTTGGTGGCGTTCAAATTTTAATGATTGGTGATTTGCAACAATTATCTCCCGTTGTTAAGGATAACGAATGGGAGCTTTTAAAACCTTATTATAAAAATGCGTTTTTCTTTAGTAGTCAAGCTTATTCAAATTGCAATCCTATTTGTATTGAATTAAAATTTATTTACAGACAGGCAGATCCAAAATTTATTTCAATATTAAATGAGGTAAGAAATAATGAACTTTCTGAAGCTTTGGCAGCTGAATTAAATAAGCGTTATATTCCAAATTTTGTTCCAGAACCTAATACAGGTTATATTGCTTTAACAACACATAACGATCGTGCAGAATTAACGAATAACACCGAGCTTTCAAAATTAACTACTAAGAGCTATAAATATAAAGCCAAAGTAGAAGGAACATTTCCTTAA
- the thrS gene encoding threonine--tRNA ligase produces MIQITLPDGSVKAFEANVTPMDVAKSISEGLARNVISARFNGTTVETVTPLTTDGSLILYTWNDKEGKTAFWHSSAHVLAQAIEELYPGAKLTIGPAIDNGFYYDVDFGEQSISEKDFKAIEDKMLDIARGKYDFKMRSACKAEALELYKNNPYKSELIENLEDGTITFCDHATFTDLCRGGHIPNTGIIKAVKILSVAGAYWRGDENKPQLTRVYATSFPKQKDLTEYLALLEEAKKRDHRKLGKELELFTFSQKVGQGLPLWLPKGAALRERLENFLKAAQKKAGYEMVVTPHIGQKELYVTSGHYAKYGADSFQPIHTPKEGEEFLLKPMNCPHHCEIYNSAQWSYKDLPKRYAEFGTVYRYEQSGELHGLTRVRGFTQDDAHLFCMPEQLDKEFKDVIDLVLYVFGSLGFENFTAQVSLRDPENPDKYIGSLENWEKAEQAIINAAKDKGLNYTIETGEAAFYGPKLDFMVKDALGRQWQLGTIQVDYNLPERFDLSYKGSDNELHRPVMIHRAPFGSMERFIAILLEHTAGNFPLWLMPTQAIILSISEKYEKYAEKVLNLLENDEIRALVDHRNETIGKKIREAEMQKHPFMIIIGEQEAKENKITVRKHGGEDLGMITIEAFSEIVQKEINKTLKPF; encoded by the coding sequence ATGATACAAATAACATTGCCCGATGGAAGTGTGAAAGCGTTTGAAGCAAACGTTACACCTATGGATGTTGCTAAGAGCATTAGTGAAGGATTAGCTAGAAATGTAATTTCTGCGCGTTTTAATGGTACAACTGTTGAAACGGTTACGCCATTAACCACCGATGGCTCCTTGATTTTATATACTTGGAACGACAAAGAAGGTAAGACTGCTTTTTGGCATTCTTCTGCACACGTTTTAGCCCAAGCTATTGAAGAGCTTTATCCTGGAGCAAAACTTACCATTGGTCCTGCTATTGATAATGGTTTTTATTATGATGTAGATTTTGGCGAGCAAAGTATTTCTGAAAAGGATTTTAAAGCAATTGAAGATAAAATGTTAGATATTGCTCGCGGAAAATATGATTTTAAGATGCGTTCTGCTTGTAAAGCTGAAGCTTTAGAATTATATAAAAACAATCCTTATAAATCAGAACTTATTGAAAACTTAGAGGATGGTACTATAACGTTTTGTGACCATGCTACGTTTACAGATTTATGTCGCGGTGGGCATATACCTAATACAGGTATAATTAAAGCTGTTAAAATTTTAAGTGTTGCAGGTGCGTATTGGAGAGGTGATGAAAACAAACCACAACTTACTCGTGTATATGCAACGTCGTTTCCTAAACAAAAAGATCTTACTGAATATTTAGCGTTGTTGGAAGAGGCTAAAAAACGTGATCATAGAAAACTAGGTAAAGAGCTTGAGTTATTTACATTTTCGCAAAAAGTTGGACAAGGGTTACCGCTTTGGTTGCCTAAAGGTGCTGCCTTGCGTGAACGTTTGGAAAACTTTTTAAAAGCTGCCCAAAAGAAAGCGGGTTACGAAATGGTTGTGACACCTCATATTGGACAAAAGGAACTTTATGTTACTTCTGGTCACTATGCTAAATATGGAGCAGATAGTTTTCAGCCTATTCATACACCTAAAGAAGGTGAAGAATTTTTACTTAAACCAATGAACTGCCCACACCACTGTGAAATTTATAACAGTGCACAATGGAGTTATAAAGATTTACCAAAACGTTATGCTGAGTTTGGTACTGTTTACAGATATGAACAAAGTGGTGAATTACATGGTTTAACACGTGTTCGTGGTTTTACGCAAGATGATGCTCACTTATTTTGTATGCCAGAGCAGTTAGATAAAGAATTTAAAGATGTAATTGATTTGGTACTTTATGTATTTGGATCGTTAGGTTTTGAAAACTTTACAGCTCAGGTATCATTAAGAGATCCTGAAAATCCTGATAAATATATAGGTAGTCTTGAAAATTGGGAAAAAGCAGAACAAGCTATTATTAATGCTGCAAAAGACAAAGGTTTAAATTATACGATTGAAACAGGTGAAGCCGCGTTTTATGGTCCGAAGTTAGACTTTATGGTTAAAGATGCTCTTGGAAGACAATGGCAACTAGGAACCATACAAGTAGATTATAACTTACCAGAACGTTTTGACTTAAGTTATAAAGGTAGTGACAACGAATTACACAGACCTGTAATGATACACCGTGCTCCATTTGGAAGTATGGAACGTTTTATAGCGATTTTATTAGAACATACAGCAGGTAATTTCCCTCTTTGGTTAATGCCAACACAGGCTATTATATTATCAATTAGTGAGAAATATGAAAAATACGCTGAAAAAGTTTTAAATTTGCTAGAAAATGACGAAATTCGCGCCCTTGTTGACCATAGAAATGAGACGATTGGGAAAAAAATTAGAGAGGCAGAAATGCAAAAACACCCTTTCATGATTATTATTGGTGAACAAGAAGCTAAAGAAAACAAAATAACTGTGCGTAAGCATGGTGGTGAAGATTTGGGAATGATAACCATTGAAGCATTCTCGGAAATAGTACAAAAAGAAATAAATAAAACGTTGAAACCGTTTTAA
- the infC gene encoding translation initiation factor IF-3: MNSKINSPKVRLVGDNVEVGIYSTRDALKIAEEQEFDLVEISPNADPPVCKVMDYKKFLYEQKKRDKVIKAKATKVVIKEIRFGPQTDDHDYEFKKKHAEKFLKEGAKLKAFVFFKGRSIIFKEQGQILLLRLAQDLEEFGKVEQMPRLEGKRMTMFIAPKK, encoded by the coding sequence ATTAACTCTAAGATTAACAGCCCTAAAGTTCGTTTAGTAGGCGACAATGTAGAAGTTGGAATCTATTCGACCAGAGATGCTTTAAAAATAGCTGAAGAACAAGAATTTGATCTTGTAGAGATATCTCCAAATGCAGATCCGCCTGTTTGTAAAGTTATGGACTATAAGAAGTTTCTTTACGAACAAAAGAAACGTGACAAAGTTATTAAAGCCAAAGCAACAAAAGTTGTTATTAAAGAAATACGTTTTGGCCCACAAACTGATGATCACGATTACGAATTTAAAAAGAAACATGCTGAGAAATTCTTAAAAGAAGGAGCTAAATTAAAAGCCTTTGTATTCTTTAAAGGACGTTCAATCATTTTTAAAGAACAAGGTCAAATATTGTTATTACGTTTGGCTCAAGATCTTGAAGAATTTGGTAAAGTGGAACAAATGCCTCGATTAGAAGGTAAACGTATGACCATGTTTATTGCACCTAAAAAATAA
- the rpmI gene encoding 50S ribosomal protein L35, whose amino-acid sequence MPKMKTKSSAKKRFKLTGTGKIKRKHAFKSHILTKKTKKRKLALTHDTLVHKADENNVKIMLRLK is encoded by the coding sequence ATGCCTAAAATGAAAACAAAATCTAGTGCTAAAAAACGTTTCAAGTTAACGGGTACTGGTAAGATAAAAAGAAAGCATGCTTTTAAAAGTCACATCTTAACAAAGAAGACTAAAAAGCGTAAACTTGCTTTAACTCATGACACTTTAGTTCATAAAGCAGATGAGAATAATGTTAAAATCATGTTGCGTTTAAAGTAA
- the rplT gene encoding 50S ribosomal protein L20, with product MPRSVNSVAKRARRKKVLKQAKGYFGRRKNVWTVAKNAVDKAMQYSYRDRRNKKRTFRALWITRINAGARAYGLSYSQFMGKLKANDIELNRKVLADLAMNNPEAFKAVIDKVK from the coding sequence ATGCCAAGATCAGTAAATTCTGTAGCAAAAAGAGCCAGAAGAAAAAAGGTTCTAAAACAAGCAAAAGGTTACTTTGGACGTCGTAAAAACGTTTGGACAGTAGCAAAAAATGCGGTTGATAAAGCGATGCAATACTCGTACAGAGACCGTAGAAACAAAAAGAGAACATTCCGTGCATTATGGATTACGCGTATTAACGCTGGAGCCAGAGCATACGGATTATCTTATTCTCAATTTATGGGGAAATTAAAAGCTAATGATATCGAATTAAACCGTAAGGTTTTAGCTGATTTAGCTATGAATAACCCTGAGGCTTTCAAAGCTGTAATTGATAAAGTAAAATAA
- a CDS encoding secondary thiamine-phosphate synthase enzyme YjbQ, with protein sequence MKFFQNQIRLKPHARGFHLINNEVLQAIPEINQIKIGQLQVFIKHTSASLTINENADYTVRKDFESHFNVMIPENAPYYKHTYEGPDDMPAHIKASVLGTSVQIPITNGKLNLGIWQGIYLCEHRDYGGERHLVITAFGT encoded by the coding sequence ATGAAATTTTTTCAAAATCAAATACGATTAAAGCCTCATGCCAGAGGATTTCATTTAATAAACAATGAAGTTTTACAGGCTATACCAGAAATTAATCAAATTAAAATAGGACAGCTTCAAGTGTTTATTAAACATACATCTGCAAGTTTAACTATTAATGAAAATGCCGATTATACCGTTAGAAAAGATTTCGAGAGTCATTTTAACGTTATGATTCCAGAAAATGCTCCATATTACAAACATACTTATGAAGGTCCCGACGATATGCCTGCACATATAAAAGCATCGGTTTTAGGAACCTCAGTCCAAATACCTATTACCAATGGTAAACTCAATTTAGGCATTTGGCAAGGTATTTATTTATGCGAACATCGCGATTATGGTGGCGAAAGACATCTAGTAATTACAGCCTTTGGTACTTAA